TCACGAAGTAGCGCAGCAAACGCAGTTCGATCGGCGCATTTCGCTCCTCCATCGATACTTTCTCCGACCTAATAGACCCTGAATAATATATTGGACAGACACAAGCCGACGCTGCATTCTTGCGCCACTAGACAAAAGAATCTTCAAGGAGCCCCAACATGGCCTTCAACCGCCGCTCGAAAAACGTGACGCAGGGCGTCGCGCGTTCGCCCAATCGTTCGATGTACTACGCCCTCGGCTACAAGGAAGAGGACTTCGACAATCCGATGATCGGCGTCGCCAACGGCCACTCGACCATCACGCCGTGTAACGCCGGCCTGCAGCGCCTCGCCGATGCCGCCATCGCGGCGATCAAGCAGTCGAAGGCGAATCCGCAAGTGTTCGGCACGCCGACGATCTCAGACGGCATGTCGATGGGCACCGAAGGCATGAAGTACTCGCTCGTGTCGCGCGAAGTGATCGCGGACTGTATCGAGACGGCCGTGCAGGGCCAGTGGATGGACGGCGTAGTCGTGATCGGCGGCTGCGACAAGAACATGCCGGGCGGCATGATCGGCCTGGCGCGCATGAACGTGCCGGGCATCTACGTGTACGGCGGCACTATCCGTCCGGGCAACTGGAAGGGCAAGGACCTGACCATCGTGTCGTCGTTCGAGGCGGTCGGCGAGTTCACGGCGGGCCGCATGTCGGAAGAGGACTTCAAGGGCGTCGAGAAGAACGCGTGCCCGTCCACCGGCTCCTGCGGCGGCATGTACACGGCCAACACGATGAGCTCGTCGTTCGAGGCGCTCGGCATGTCGCTCTTGTATTCGTCGACGATGGCGAACCCCGACGACGAGAAAGTGGACTCCGCCGCCGAATCGGCGCGCGTGCTCGTCGAAGCCGTGAAGAAGGACCTGAAGCCGCGCGACATCATCACGAAGAAGTCGATCGAGAACGCGGTCGCGCTGATCATGGCGACGGGCGGCTCGACCAACGCCGTGCTGCACTACCTCGCGATCGCGCACGCGGCGGAAGTGGAATGGAGCATCGACGACTTCGAGCGCATGCGCAAAAAAGTGCCGGTCATCTGCGACCTGAAGCCTTCGGGCCAGTATGTCGCGACGGACCTGCACAAGGCCGGCGGCATCCCGCAAGTGATGAAGATCCTGCTCGACGCGGGTCTGATGCACGGTGACTGCATCACGATCACCGGCCGCACGCTCGCGGAAGAACTGAAGGACGTGCCGAGCAAACCGCGCGCGGATCAGAAGGTCATCTTCCCGATCGAGCAGGCGCTGTACAAGGAAGGCCACTTGGCGATCCTGCGCGGCAATCTCGCGGAAGATGGCGCAGTGGCGAAGATCACGGGCCTCAAGAACCCGGTCATCACCGGCCCGGCGCGCGTGTTCGACGACGAGCAAAGCGCGATGGAAGCCATTCTCGCCGACAAGATCAAGGCAGGCGATGTGGTCGTGCTGCGCTATCTCGGCCCGCAGGGCGGTCCCGGCATGCCGGAAATGCTCGCGCCGACGTCGGCGATCATCGGCAAGGGACTCGGCGAATCGGTCGGCCTCATCACCGACGGGCGCTTCTCGGGCGGCACGTGGGGCATGGTGGTCGGCCACGTCGCGCCGGAAGCGTATGCGGGCGGCACCATCGGTCTCGTGCAGGAAGGCGATTCCATCACCATCGACGCGCACAAGCTGCTGCTGCAACTGAATGTGGATGACGCCGAGATCGCGCGCCGCCGCGCCGCGTGGAAGCAGCCCGCGCCGAAGTACACGCGTGGCGTGCTGGCGAAGTTCGCGGCGCTGGCAGGACCGGCGAACCGCGGCGCCGTAACCGGCTGATCCGCCTCACCGCAATTACCGCAATTACCGCAATTACCGCAAGAAGCGAAGGGCGCGAGTGATTCCGCGCCCTTCGTGCTTACCAGACGTACTTCGCGCCGAGCAGCCCTTCGTAGGCGTGATAACCGCCCGCGCCCTGCTGATACCCGAGATTCCCCCACACGCGCCATTGCCGGCCGATCAGCCCTTGCGCGCCGATCTTCGCCTCGAAGCGGTTCTTCGGGCCATCTTGCGATACGCCAAAACCGTTCAGCGCGACGCTCGCGACGTGCGTGTCGTGCAGCCAGTTCACTTCGACGAACGGAAGCCAGCCCGGTAAATTCGCCGATATCGGCGCGTGAAAGAGCCGCACGCCGAGCCGCGTCGTCCAGTTGCCGCCGTTTTGCCCGCTGATCACCGTGCCCGTGTTCTCGGTGTGATCGTCGGCGTGAAAGTTCGTGTAGACGAGTTGCAACTGCGGTTCGAAGAGCACGACTCCCTTCGACGTCGGCCTGACCGGAAACGCCCAGCCGCCTTCCACCGACCCGGACCACACCCGGCTCGTGTAGTCCTCGCCCGCAAGCGAATTGCCCTTGACGGTGTTGTCGAAGTGGCCGTATTGAAGCCACGTATCGACGTACGGGCCAGACGCCGAATACGCGTTGCCGCGCCAGGTCGCGTACAGGCCGCCGCTCAGACCGTTGGTCGTGCCGCGCGCGTGCGCGTCGATGTTGCGCGCGCTCGTGTTCGTAGTCGATGAACCGTAGCCCGCCATCACGCCGAGTTGCCAGCGATGCCCGTCGCGCACGCGGTTCAGCACGTCGATGCCCGCGTGAACGATGGCCGTATCCGTCGATTCGCCGATTCTCCCGCCCGCTGCCTCGCTGTCCACATGCGCGCCGCGCGTGCGGGCCCACGCCGTATGCGCGCCGCCGTCCGTCTGCGTGGCGAACGGATCGGCAAAGCCGGTGCGGTCGTGCATCGTCATCGTGAACATGCCAACGGCCGCCTGCTGATTGCCGAGGTACGCGCCCGGCTCGGGGCGCGGCGCGGGCGCGGGACCGTCCGACAGCGCGCGCAAGTACCAGTCACCGCCGCCCTGCTGCAACACGTATTCGTACGGCCCGGCGACGACGCGTTTGTCGAGACTGAAGACGCCGCTCGACTGGCCATCGACCTGGACGATCTCGATGCCTTTGCTGGTCGGCGCGCCCGCGCCGCCCGCGTTCGTCACCCGGACGCGCGTCTGCCCGGACGTATCGCCGTGGACGATCAGCCGGTCGGTCGCCGAACCGTCGCCCGCGAGCACCGTGGATAACGCGAGCAAACCGTTGTTGCCCGCGTAGTTGCCGTTGACCGCCAGCGCGCTCGCGGGCATCACGCTCGCCATGCGGATTTCGCCGTTGTTCGTGAGCGTCCCGCCGACGGCGAATTGCCCGGGCGCGGCGTTGGCGAAGCCCGGAGCGGCATCCGCGATGGCGAAGAGCCCGTTGTTGACCACGTCGCCGCCGACCGAACCGTAGCCGCCGAACGTCGCGCCCGGCGCGATGCTCACCTGCCGCGTGTTCGCCAGTCGTGCGCCCGCGCCGAGGATGAGCGCGCCGGCATCGACGGCCGTGTTGCCCGTGTAGGTGTGCGTCTGCGTGAGCGTGACGGCGCCTTTGCCTTGCTGCACGACATCGCCCGATCCGCTGATCGCGCCGCCGTACGTCACGTTGTCGGAACGGTCGAACACGAGCGCGCCGTTATTCACGATATCGCCCGCCACGCTGCCGCTCGTGCCGCCCGCGCCTAGCCGCAGCGTGCCGCCCGCGATGATCGTGTTGCCCGCGAAGGTGTTATCGCCCGCAAGCGTCAGCGCGCCCGCGCCGGTTTTCGTCACATTGCCCGGTCCGCCGATGACGCCGCCGAAGGTCGTGTCCACCGTGCTGTTCGCGCTCAGGTCCCCGCCGCCCAGCGCGATGCTGCCGGAGCCGGTGAGATTGTTGACGTGCTGGGTGTAGCCGCCGAGGTCGAACGTCGCGCCCGCGCCTACGTTGAGTTGCGCGCTGTTCGCGATGACATCGGCCGCGCCCGCCGCGAGCGTGCCGCCGGTAATCGACGTGGCGCCGGTGTAGCGGTTCGCCTTCGACAACTGCAAGGTGCCCGCGCCCGCCTTCGTGAGCGTCTTGCCGTCCCAGCCGGTTGCCGCGTTGGCCGCCTGATCCGCGAGGACGATATCCATGTCGAACGAATCTTGCGCGTCGGGCAAGGTGAACACGCCATTGGCGCGTGCCGGCGTCCCGCTCAGTCCGGCGTACCAGGTCGGCGCAACGGCGACGGAGAACGTCTGCGGCGTGTAGACGCCCGTCATCGTCAGATAGTCCGGCGTGACCGGCGACCCGCCGATGCGCATGGCGCTGAATGCACCCGTGAGTCCGCCCGGCGTCGCTGTGCGGACGACCGTGAAGACGCCGCTGGCGAGATCGGTGGCGGCGGTCGTTGCGGGCGCGGAATAGCCCGCCAGATTGAACACCGCATTCGGCCCGATGGACGCCGTGCTCGCCCCGACGGGCGGCGCATCGGACGCGAAGGTATCGAGCGTGCCGTTCATCGCGAAATGGCCCCCGACCGCCAGTTGCGATCGCGCCGAGATCAGCGTCGACGCGCCGGGCGCGGTGGCGAAATCGCCTGTGGTCGTGAAGCGTCCGGTGCGCAAGAAGCTCAGCGTGCCTGCATCGACCGATACGCTGCCCTGCGACGATCCCGGTGCGACAAGAACCGCCGTGGCGCGCCCGGTCTTGACGAGCGCGCCCGGCCCAAGGAACGCGTTGGTCACGATGCCGAAGCGCGCGAAGTCCAGGCGCAGCGTCGAGTCGTTGACGACAGGGCCGCTTCCGAGCGACGCGGCGTTTTTGGCGACCAGCGTGCCGGCAAGCACGTTCGTGCCGCCGAGGTAGACGTTCGAGCCGCCGAGCGTGAATGTGCCCGCACCGGTCTTGACGACGTGCCCGCTGCCGCTGACAACGCCGTCGTATTCGCTGTCGGCGAGGCTTTGCACGGTGAGGTCCGCACCGCCGAGCAGCACACGCCCGCCGCCGCTCAGGTTGTTCACTTGTTGCGGCAGATTGCCAAGCTCGAACGTCGCGCTCCTTCCGACGCTGACGTTCGAACTGTTCATCAGTGCGTTTGCGGCGCCCGTTTGCAGCGTGCCTTCGTTGATGAGCGTGCCGCCGGTATAGCCGTTCGCCGCCGACAGGATCAGTCGGCCCGCGCCGTTTTTCGTCAGCGAGCGGCCGTCCCAGCCGCTTGCGAACGGGCCGGATTGATCGGCGAGCGGGATATCGACGTTGAAGGTGCTCGCGGCGTCGGCCAGTGTGAAGGTGCCGTTTCCCTGCGCCGCGCCCGCGCGCCACGTGAGCGCGAGGCGCACGTCGTAGTCGCGGCCGTCGACGGTTTTCGCGCCTCGCGGAATCAGGTAATCGACCGGGCTCGGGCCGTTGAAGAACACGCGGTCGAAGTCGCCGGTCATCCCCGTCGCGCCCGTCACGTGGATGATGTTGAAGCTCGTGTCGAGCAACGCGGAGGCTGTGTTAGGTGCGGACGGGCCGAATCCGTCGATCAGCAGTGCGCCGTTCAGCGCGCCGCTCGAAGCCGTGATGACCGGCTGCATCGTCTGTAGTCCGACGATGAGCGCCGAGCCCGGTTGCTGAGTCAAGCCCGTCGCGACGTCGAGCGTCGAATTGCCGCCGATGATCGTTGCCGCGCCCGTTTGCGTCACGTAGCTCGCCGCGTTGAATGCGCCCGCCTGAGCGAGTTCGAGCGCGCCGGCATTGACCCAGACGGTACCCTGCGACGAACCGGCACCGGTCAGGACCGTCCTTCCGCTGCCGATCTGCAAGAGCGTACCGTCGCCGGACAGCGTGCCGTTATAGGCATAAGCGTCGCTGCGGTTGAAGCTCAGTGTTCCGTCGTTGCGGACGTTGCCCGTCACACTGCCGCCCGCGCCGCCCGTTCCGAGCATCAGCACGCCGCCGGGCGAAACGGTCGTGCTGCCCGCATCGTTCGTCAACGTGTCGGCGAGCGTCAGCGCGCCATCGATGCGCACTGCGGCGCTCGGCTGGCTCGCCATCAAGACGGACCCGCCGAGCGTCCAGTTGCTCGCCGCGCTCGCCGTCAGCGCGGCGTATCCCACGGAGGCGGAAGCCGCGCTGAAACTGCCGGTCTCGGTGCCGGAACCGGTCAGCGTGATCGTATTGCCCGGCGCCGCGCTCAGGATGTCGATGCCGCCGGCGCCGTTCAGCGACGAGCCCGTTCCGAGCGTCACCGCGCCGTTCCCGCCTGTCATGAACACCGCCGCTTGTGTCGCGCTCGAAATCACGCCGTTGTTGTCGAGCACGCCTACCGGTCCGAGCGTCACGCCCGGCGCGATGTTGCCGCGTATGGTGCCGGTGCTGCTGTTCACGATACTCGCGGATTGTGCGGAAGCGTTCACGCCCTCGTGATAGCCGTCGATCATACCGTCGTTGTTGACCGTTAGCCCGCCGCTCACGGCCCACACACCAGCACCTGCGACGGCGTCGGACGTCCCGCTTCGGATGACGCCGCCCGAATGGTTGTTCACCACGACGTTCCCCGAAGTCTGGATAAAGACACCGTTGCTTCCGGGACCAACGGACGGCGCGCCGTTCAGCGTGCCAAAATTGTCGACGATACCGCCCGAACCGTTGTAATAGGCGATCGCGTAGCCCGCACGGGCGCTGACGTCTCCTTGATTCTGGACGTTGCCGTCCGCTCCGGACTGCATCAGGATGCCGTAGGTGTTGCCGAGCAGCTTGCCCGCTGCGAGGTTGACCAAGGAGCCGATCGCGTTGAAACGCACCGCGGAGGCTGCACTATCGGAGGAGCTGGTGATCGTCCCGGCGTTGGTCATCGTCACGGGCGCGATGCCGTTGATGACGATGGCATCCCGAGCCGACGACGTGATGATCGTTCCGGGTTCGACCTGATAGAGCGTGTCCGTCGCGAGTGTCTGCGTCGTATCGCTCGATGGAACCACGGTCATTGCCCGAATCGAAAACGGAAACGCAAGCAGCACCGCCGCTGCAAGGGGCCGCATCGCACTCACGGAATGTATATAGATGTCCTTATTATTTCGACGTGTGCACATTCCATCGCCTTGTACTGTTTCACCGTTGTGGCATGATGCGCGCCGCCATTTCCGTCCCGTGGCGAGCGCATCGCTCCAGTGCTCGAGGACTTCCAATGAGCAATGGCAGTATAGGTAAACGCGTCACGCGATCAGTCGGCGCGCATCATTGCAA
This Caballeronia sp. LZ062 DNA region includes the following protein-coding sequences:
- a CDS encoding autotransporter outer membrane beta-barrel domain-containing protein; translated protein: MTVVPSSDTTQTLATDTLYQVEPGTIITSSARDAIVINGIAPVTMTNAGTITSSSDSAASAVRFNAIGSLVNLAAGKLLGNTYGILMQSGADGNVQNQGDVSARAGYAIAYYNGSGGIVDNFGTLNGAPSVGPGSNGVFIQTSGNVVVNNHSGGVIRSGTSDAVAGAGVWAVSGGLTVNNDGMIDGYHEGVNASAQSASIVNSSTGTIRGNIAPGVTLGPVGVLDNNGVISSATQAAVFMTGGNGAVTLGTGSSLNGAGGIDILSAAPGNTITLTGSGTETGSFSAASASVGYAALTASAASNWTLGGSVLMASQPSAAVRIDGALTLADTLTNDAGSTTVSPGGVLMLGTGGAGGSVTGNVRNDGTLSFNRSDAYAYNGTLSGDGTLLQIGSGRTVLTGAGSSQGTVWVNAGALELAQAGAFNAASYVTQTGAATIIGGNSTLDVATGLTQQPGSALIVGLQTMQPVITASSGALNGALLIDGFGPSAPNTASALLDTSFNIIHVTGATGMTGDFDRVFFNGPSPVDYLIPRGAKTVDGRDYDVRLALTWRAGAAQGNGTFTLADAASTFNVDIPLADQSGPFASGWDGRSLTKNGAGRLILSAANGYTGGTLINEGTLQTGAANALMNSSNVSVGRSATFELGNLPQQVNNLSGGGRVLLGGADLTVQSLADSEYDGVVSGSGHVVKTGAGTFTLGGSNVYLGGTNVLAGTLVAKNAASLGSGPVVNDSTLRLDFARFGIVTNAFLGPGALVKTGRATAVLVAPGSSQGSVSVDAGTLSFLRTGRFTTTGDFATAPGASTLISARSQLAVGGHFAMNGTLDTFASDAPPVGASTASIGPNAVFNLAGYSAPATTAATDLASGVFTVVRTATPGGLTGAFSAMRIGGSPVTPDYLTMTGVYTPQTFSVAVAPTWYAGLSGTPARANGVFTLPDAQDSFDMDIVLADQAANAATGWDGKTLTKAGAGTLQLSKANRYTGATSITGGTLAAGAADVIANSAQLNVGAGATFDLGGYTQHVNNLTGSGSIALGGGDLSANSTVDTTFGGVIGGPGNVTKTGAGALTLAGDNTFAGNTIIAGGTLRLGAGGTSGSVAGDIVNNGALVFDRSDNVTYGGAISGSGDVVQQGKGAVTLTQTHTYTGNTAVDAGALILGAGARLANTRQVSIAPGATFGGYGSVGGDVVNNGLFAIADAAPGFANAAPGQFAVGGTLTNNGEIRMASVMPASALAVNGNYAGNNGLLALSTVLAGDGSATDRLIVHGDTSGQTRVRVTNAGGAGAPTSKGIEIVQVDGQSSGVFSLDKRVVAGPYEYVLQQGGGDWYLRALSDGPAPAPRPEPGAYLGNQQAAVGMFTMTMHDRTGFADPFATQTDGGAHTAWARTRGAHVDSEAAGGRIGESTDTAIVHAGIDVLNRVRDGHRWQLGVMAGYGSSTTNTSARNIDAHARGTTNGLSGGLYATWRGNAYSASGPYVDTWLQYGHFDNTVKGNSLAGEDYTSRVWSGSVEGGWAFPVRPTSKGVVLFEPQLQLVYTNFHADDHTENTGTVISGQNGGNWTTRLGVRLFHAPISANLPGWLPFVEVNWLHDTHVASVALNGFGVSQDGPKNRFEAKIGAQGLIGRQWRVWGNLGYQQGAGGYHAYEGLLGAKYVW
- the ilvD gene encoding dihydroxy-acid dehydratase, which translates into the protein MAFNRRSKNVTQGVARSPNRSMYYALGYKEEDFDNPMIGVANGHSTITPCNAGLQRLADAAIAAIKQSKANPQVFGTPTISDGMSMGTEGMKYSLVSREVIADCIETAVQGQWMDGVVVIGGCDKNMPGGMIGLARMNVPGIYVYGGTIRPGNWKGKDLTIVSSFEAVGEFTAGRMSEEDFKGVEKNACPSTGSCGGMYTANTMSSSFEALGMSLLYSSTMANPDDEKVDSAAESARVLVEAVKKDLKPRDIITKKSIENAVALIMATGGSTNAVLHYLAIAHAAEVEWSIDDFERMRKKVPVICDLKPSGQYVATDLHKAGGIPQVMKILLDAGLMHGDCITITGRTLAEELKDVPSKPRADQKVIFPIEQALYKEGHLAILRGNLAEDGAVAKITGLKNPVITGPARVFDDEQSAMEAILADKIKAGDVVVLRYLGPQGGPGMPEMLAPTSAIIGKGLGESVGLITDGRFSGGTWGMVVGHVAPEAYAGGTIGLVQEGDSITIDAHKLLLQLNVDDAEIARRRAAWKQPAPKYTRGVLAKFAALAGPANRGAVTG